In Corynebacterium frankenforstense DSM 45800, the DNA window TCTTCGCCTCGAAGGACCCGGAGAAGGGCTCGATGCCGTTCATCGTCGCCGCCAACCCGGCCGCCGTCGAGGCGGGCGCGAAGGCCGGCGACCTGGTCAAGCTGATCGGCGGCTACGTCGACGGCCGCGGTGGCGGCAAGGCCGACATGGCCCAGGGCTCCGGCGGCAAGCCCGAGGGCTTCGACGCCGGCCTCAAGGCCGCCCGCGAGGAGCTCGCCGGCCGCTAGACCCGGGCGCCGTCCCCGCCACGCCCGGGGACGGCCACCGGCGTCCCCGGGGACCCATCAAGTACATTCATCGGTGAGCCCCGTCTCCGCGCGACCGGGCGCGCCTTCCGCGTGCCCGCCGCCTCCGGGGCGTACCGCCGAGTCGAGGAGCGGGCGCGGCACGATCCCGCGCCCTAGGAAGGCCCCCGCTGATGAAGGAGAGCGTCGACACCCCCGGGGTGGACGACCCCGGACGGGGTCGCCGCATCGGCGTCGACGTCGGCACCGTGCGCATCGGGGTCGCCGCCAGCGACTCCGACGGCAGCCTGGCCACCCCCGTGGAGACCGTCGCCCGCGTCAGCGGGCTGGCGGACCTGCGCGCGGCCGGGCAGGCACCTGCGGCCGCCGACTTCCCGGACGTGGCCCGCGTCGCCGAGATCGCACGCGGGTACCGCGCCGTCGAGATCATCGTCGGCCTGCCGCGCAACCTCTCCGGCCACGGCTCGACCAGCGTGCACCACGCCCGCGCCTTCGCCGCCGTCCTCGCCGCCCTGCTGCCCGGGGTCCCCGTGCGGCTGGCCGACGAGCGATTGACGACGGTCGCGGCGACCACCGCCCTGCGTTCCTCCGGCGTGAGCGCACGCCGCTCACGCGGCGTGATCGACCAGGCGGCCGCCGTCGAGATCCTGCAGACCTGGCTCGACGGACGCCGCACGTACCTGGCACGGGAGACCACCGCGGCGTCGGCAAGCGACGCAGAACGCCCGGCGCGTCCCGCGCCGAGCCCCGCCGACCTCGCGCGGCGCAACCGAAAGACGACAGAGGAGTAAGACCAGCATGTCCCGAACCTCCCGCACCACCCGTCGGACCCGGACGGGGCGTCGCGTCGGCCGGCGCATGGAGCCGCGCTACGTCAAGCGGCGGCAGCGCGGTCTCGCCGTGCTCATCGCAGCCATTGTGCTGATGATCGGCGCCGTCGTCTACATCGGCGTGCGCGTCTCCTCGGGCTCCGGCACCGACTACCAGGGCGAGGGCAACGGCGAGGTCGAGCTCGTCGAGGTCTCCGAGGGCTCCTCGCTCTCCGAGCTCGGCCCCGAACTGGAGGAGCGCGGCATCGTCAAGACCGACGCCGCCTTCCAGTCCGCCGCCATGTCCACCCAGGGTGCGAGCGCCATCGAGCCCGGTTTCTA includes these proteins:
- the ruvX gene encoding Holliday junction resolvase RuvX, producing MKESVDTPGVDDPGRGRRIGVDVGTVRIGVAASDSDGSLATPVETVARVSGLADLRAAGQAPAAADFPDVARVAEIARGYRAVEIIVGLPRNLSGHGSTSVHHARAFAAVLAALLPGVPVRLADERLTTVAATTALRSSGVSARRSRGVIDQAAAVEILQTWLDGRRTYLARETTAASASDAERPARPAPSPADLARRNRKTTEE